One stretch of Actinomycetota bacterium DNA includes these proteins:
- a CDS encoding SDR family NAD(P)-dependent oxidoreductase: MSSSFSAESTTDEVLEGVNLTGKRFLVTGVSAGLGVETARTLLAHGASVVGTARDLAKAERALETVREAVQPGASLEVVEVDLASLSSVRRGADALLAKGEMFDVVIANAGVMACPPGTTEDGFETQFGTNHLGHFVFVNRIVPLIKSPGRVVLLSSAGHLRSDVNLGDPGFANTEYEAFLAYGRSKTANVLYGVALDSRLREQGIRATALHPGGISTELGRHLTPETLAAMRALAAPTTGSQAPRPQRKSVPQGAATTVWAACVASPEEIGAQFLEDCNVATVNDSDTNGGVKSYALDLAHADDLWTLSEQMVDETFAFNR; the protein is encoded by the coding sequence ATGTCCTCATCCTTTTCGGCAGAATCAACCACAGACGAGGTTTTAGAGGGAGTCAATCTCACAGGCAAGCGCTTCTTGGTCACAGGAGTGTCTGCGGGCCTCGGAGTCGAAACAGCTCGCACTCTGTTGGCGCATGGCGCCTCGGTCGTTGGTACTGCCCGAGATCTGGCCAAGGCCGAGCGCGCCCTGGAAACTGTTCGCGAGGCTGTGCAGCCTGGCGCCTCACTTGAGGTGGTTGAGGTTGATCTTGCATCCCTGTCCAGCGTCCGCCGCGGTGCCGATGCGCTGCTCGCCAAGGGCGAAATGTTTGACGTGGTGATCGCAAATGCTGGAGTGATGGCCTGCCCGCCTGGCACGACAGAGGATGGTTTCGAAACCCAGTTCGGCACCAATCACCTCGGTCACTTCGTGTTCGTCAATCGAATCGTGCCCTTGATCAAATCACCTGGACGCGTTGTGCTGCTTTCATCCGCGGGTCACCTACGTTCGGATGTCAACCTTGGTGATCCTGGCTTTGCCAACACTGAGTACGAGGCTTTCCTTGCATATGGCCGCTCAAAGACTGCCAACGTGCTCTATGGCGTAGCACTCGACAGCAGACTGCGCGAGCAGGGCATTCGTGCAACGGCATTGCACCCTGGTGGCATCTCAACGGAACTCGGACGCCACCTCACTCCAGAGACCCTTGCAGCCATGCGAGCATTGGCCGCACCGACCACCGGATCGCAGGCACCACGACCTCAGCGCAAGAGCGTTCCACAAGGCGCAGCCACAACAGTGTGGGCTGCATGCGTGGCATCGCCGGAAGAGATCGGCGCGCAATTCTTGGAGGACTGCAATGTCGCCACAGTCAACGACAGTGACACGAACGGTGGCGTGAAGAGTTACGCGCTTGATTTGGCGCATGCCGATGATCTGTGGACCTTGAGTGAGCAAATGGTCGACGAGACCTTCGCCTTCAATCGATAA
- a CDS encoding TIGR03619 family F420-dependent LLM class oxidoreductase, with protein sequence MRIGISRPPTPPYPAPDVDAAVVARRAEALGFESIFYGEHPIRPVDQPGVSVHADGVPFFQDTLVALARISAVTTTLKFGGGVFLIPEHNPVQFAKELASLDFYSGGRLLIGAGIGWSQVECELLGGHWDRRWRQTRETVEIMKLLWTQETTTYDGEIYTIPPVQLYPKPASRQGPPVLLGVRPSERGFARIVDYADGWLPALVSDDDLVNGPEIITHGRRRLTQLCVDAGRDPAELQISVIVRGPQVDGDLGPARIVNRSMVTELADAGADRILISLPTITNEQDAEKELNLIAAAVL encoded by the coding sequence ATGCGCATTGGGATCTCCCGACCACCAACACCGCCCTACCCAGCGCCGGATGTCGATGCAGCAGTAGTAGCGAGGCGCGCCGAGGCGCTCGGTTTCGAGTCGATCTTCTACGGCGAGCACCCGATTCGGCCAGTCGATCAGCCCGGTGTAAGCGTGCATGCAGATGGAGTGCCGTTCTTCCAGGACACTCTCGTGGCGCTGGCACGCATCTCTGCTGTCACGACAACTCTGAAGTTCGGCGGTGGAGTATTCCTGATTCCGGAGCACAATCCGGTGCAGTTCGCCAAGGAATTGGCAAGCCTCGATTTTTATAGCGGCGGCAGGCTGCTCATCGGGGCCGGCATCGGCTGGAGCCAGGTCGAATGCGAATTACTCGGAGGGCATTGGGACCGCCGCTGGCGGCAGACGCGCGAAACCGTCGAGATCATGAAGCTCCTCTGGACGCAGGAGACAACGACTTATGACGGCGAGATCTACACCATCCCGCCAGTGCAGTTGTATCCGAAGCCGGCGAGCCGCCAAGGGCCGCCGGTGCTGCTGGGAGTGCGACCAAGCGAGCGAGGATTCGCCCGCATCGTCGACTACGCCGACGGCTGGTTGCCGGCGCTGGTCAGCGACGATGATCTGGTCAACGGTCCCGAGATCATCACACATGGGCGGCGGCGGCTCACCCAACTGTGCGTCGACGCCGGGCGTGACCCGGCCGAATTGCAGATCAGCGTGATCGTCCGCGGGCCGCAGGTGGACGGCGACCTCGGTCCGGCGCGCATCGTCAACCGTTCCATGGTGACCGAACTGGCCGACGCTGGGGCCGATCGGATACTAATATCACTGCCGACCATCACCAACGAGCAGGACGCCGAGAAGGAGTTGAATCTCATCGCCGCGGCCGTGCTCTGA
- a CDS encoding amidohydrolase family protein, with the protein MKIWANSGDSHYMEPADLYGNGLPAALAERMPRSVKTEDGSSETIYVDGKSFTRDMPKISTIVGKGGQTLIQALEAPGSKDINIRQADLDQEGIWAELIYPSVGLWNAMITDPVLAREAVKVANDWAVDVQSKSVRHVMPAQISPLDVKDAVDEVLRVAGMGIKAINLPCSTPKDIPDFNRPYWDPLWDVMHETEMVIAVHTGAGGEDPVAFHGPGAGTVNYLWASYSGMTFAALMAASGILDKRPGLKLIISEAGATWVPFVGDRLNEAYRQHSDFIRDNLTRTPKEVLYDQVYASFQHDETAVQALTAMGYNNVMWGSDYPHIEGTFGHTQKTLHELFDDEPESVRRRITQGAFLECFPHVGSSPLEGLQ; encoded by the coding sequence ATGAAGATCTGGGCCAACTCGGGCGACTCGCATTACATGGAGCCTGCAGACCTGTACGGCAACGGACTTCCTGCCGCACTAGCAGAGCGAATGCCGCGGTCAGTGAAGACCGAGGATGGCTCGTCAGAGACGATCTATGTCGATGGCAAGAGCTTCACTCGCGACATGCCGAAGATCTCAACCATCGTGGGCAAAGGCGGCCAAACCCTGATTCAAGCCCTCGAAGCCCCAGGCTCCAAGGACATCAACATCCGTCAGGCCGACCTCGATCAAGAGGGCATCTGGGCTGAGCTCATCTATCCATCCGTCGGGCTATGGAACGCGATGATCACTGATCCAGTGCTCGCCCGCGAGGCAGTGAAGGTTGCCAACGATTGGGCAGTTGATGTGCAGAGCAAGAGCGTGCGCCATGTGATGCCCGCACAGATCTCTCCCCTTGACGTCAAGGACGCCGTGGACGAGGTGTTACGAGTTGCCGGGATGGGAATCAAGGCCATCAACCTGCCTTGTTCCACTCCCAAGGACATCCCTGATTTCAACCGTCCTTACTGGGATCCGCTTTGGGACGTCATGCACGAGACCGAAATGGTCATCGCCGTTCATACGGGCGCAGGAGGTGAGGATCCCGTGGCCTTCCACGGGCCCGGCGCCGGCACCGTGAATTACCTCTGGGCTTCCTACAGTGGCATGACCTTCGCCGCATTGATGGCGGCCTCCGGAATACTCGACAAGCGCCCGGGTCTGAAGCTCATCATCTCCGAGGCCGGCGCGACTTGGGTGCCCTTTGTCGGTGATCGTCTCAACGAGGCCTACCGCCAGCACAGCGACTTCATTCGGGACAACCTCACGCGCACACCCAAGGAAGTGCTCTACGACCAGGTGTATGCAAGCTTCCAGCATGATGAGACTGCAGTACAGGCGCTCACAGCGATGGGCTACAACAACGTGATGTGGGGGAGTGACTACCCGCATATCGAAGGCACCTTCGGTCACACGCAGAAGACTCTGCACGAGCTCTTCGACGATGAGCCGGAGTCAGTTCGTCGCCGCATAACTCAGGGTGCATTCCTGGAGTGCTTCCCGCATGTGGGCAGCAGTCCTTTGGAAGGCCTCCAATAG
- a CDS encoding amidohydrolase family protein has translation METEVGKIWANSGDSHINEPPTLFDSLPPNLRELMPRSVKDPDGAFETIYLDGQEFRRALPQAAPGEQGGRPPRMTAMPKDTDTQEAMMRMFGGNDAEHRLKDADNEGVWAEVIFPSLGIWASNIRTPELAKRGARLMNEFALDFQNQSERFVCTAAIPMLDIKDSVAEIKRSAADGFLAGFLPVLPPRGRPDWHHEEWDPMWDAFADTGMRIAFHIGTEPLEPTERTGVYFRGRGGAVLNYVETTYGGQKAVTKLIASGVLDQRRELKVLVSEGGATWGPFLADRMTEAYRQHSAGVRPVLNREPAEILFEQVYASFQHDSSAILACSAMGWQNVMWGSDYPHFEGTFGHTQETLHGLFDGVDEAVSHRIRIGAFQELFPSVPLPAFAV, from the coding sequence ATGGAAACCGAAGTTGGAAAGATCTGGGCGAACTCCGGCGACTCGCACATCAACGAGCCACCGACGCTGTTCGACTCCCTGCCGCCAAACCTCCGTGAACTCATGCCGCGCAGCGTCAAGGATCCCGATGGCGCTTTCGAGACTATCTACCTCGATGGCCAGGAGTTCCGCCGTGCATTGCCGCAGGCAGCACCGGGCGAGCAGGGTGGCCGTCCGCCTCGCATGACCGCCATGCCGAAAGACACTGACACCCAAGAAGCGATGATGCGTATGTTCGGTGGCAACGACGCCGAGCATCGTTTGAAGGATGCCGACAATGAAGGCGTGTGGGCGGAAGTCATCTTCCCCTCGCTCGGCATCTGGGCATCAAACATTCGCACCCCCGAGCTTGCCAAGCGTGGAGCACGACTCATGAACGAGTTCGCACTCGACTTCCAGAATCAGTCAGAGCGATTCGTGTGCACCGCTGCAATCCCGATGCTGGACATCAAGGATTCAGTTGCGGAAATCAAGCGTTCGGCAGCTGATGGCTTCCTTGCTGGCTTCCTCCCAGTACTTCCTCCCCGGGGTCGCCCGGATTGGCACCACGAAGAGTGGGATCCAATGTGGGATGCCTTCGCAGACACCGGAATGCGCATTGCCTTTCACATCGGCACCGAGCCTCTTGAGCCAACTGAGCGCACGGGCGTGTACTTCCGTGGACGCGGTGGCGCAGTGCTCAACTACGTAGAGACCACCTATGGCGGCCAGAAGGCCGTTACCAAGCTCATCGCCAGTGGTGTGCTTGACCAGCGTCGTGAGCTCAAGGTGCTGGTTTCCGAAGGCGGCGCGACGTGGGGGCCATTCCTCGCTGACCGCATGACCGAGGCCTACCGCCAGCATTCCGCTGGTGTTCGTCCGGTGCTGAACCGCGAACCAGCAGAAATTCTCTTCGAGCAGGTGTATGCCTCATTCCAGCATGACTCCTCGGCAATCCTGGCCTGCTCGGCCATGGGTTGGCAGAACGTCATGTGGGGTTCGGACTACCCGCACTTCGAGGGCACCTTCGGTCACACCCAAGAGACCTTGCACGGACTCTTCGATGGCGTGGACGAGGCAGTCAGTCACCGCATTCGCATCGGCGCTTTCCAGGAGCTCTTCCCATCAGTGCCATTGCCAGCGTTCGCTGTCTAA